The DNA sequence GAGGCGCTCGGCAGGGCGGAGGGCCGCGGATCCTTCGGCGCGGAGAAGGTGTCCGCGGTGGTCGGGGAAATCCTCCGGAGGGTCAGGGAAGGCGGCGACGCGGCGCTGGCGGAGTACACGCGGCGGTTCGACCGGTTCGATCCCGGAAGGAAGGGATTCGCCGTCCCGCCGCGGGAGGTCGACGCGGCATGGCGGCGCGTCCCTGCCGCGCTGCGGCGGTCCCTGCAACTGGCGGCGGAGCGGATCGAGGCGTTTCACCGCCGGCAGGTCGAGGGCGGGTTCGGGATCTCCCTCCCCGGGGCGACCATCGGGCAGCGCGTCCTGCCGGTCGCGCGCGCGGGCGTGTACGTGCCCGGGGGGAAGGCGGCGTACCCGTCGACCCTGCTGATGAATGCCCTTCCCGCCCGCGTGGCGGGGGTGCCCGAAGTGGTCGCGGCGTGCTCCGCCCCCGGCGGCAAGGTCCCGGATGTCGTGCTGGCGGCCGCCCGGATCGCCGGCGTTTCCACGGTGTACCGCATCGGAGGCGCGCAGGCGATCGCCGCGCTCGCCTACGGGACGGAGTCCGTCCCGCGCGTCGACGTGATCACGGGTCCCGGCAACGCCTACGTCACCGAAGCGAAGCGCAGGGTCTTCGGATCCGTCGGGATCGACATGCTGGCGGGGCCGAGCGAGCTGGTCGTGCTCGCGGACCGGACCGCGAATCCCCGCTTCGTGGCGGCGGATCTTCTCTCCCAGGCGGAGCATGACGAGGATGCCTTCGTGGCGCTGGTGACGAATTCGCGCGAGCTGCCCCCGGCGGTGGAGCGCGAGCTCGCGCGGCAGGTGCGCTCCCTTCCGCGCCGTGAAATCCTCCGGGCGTCCCTTTCCCGCGCCGAGGGTTTCCTGACGCGCTCCCTGCGGGAGTCGGTCGAGGTCGTCAACCGGCTTGCGCCGGAGCACCTGAGCATCGTCACCCGGGACCCGTGGAAGGACTTTTCCGGGATTCGCAACGCCGGTACCGCGTTCCTCGGCCCCTTCAGCCCGGTGGCCGTGGGCGACTACGTCGCCGGGATCAACCACACTCTCCCGACCGGCGGGGCGGCGCGCTTTTCCTCGCCCCTGGGAGTTGCCGATTTCCTCAAGAAAATTAACGTGGTATCATACGATTTTTCCGCGCTCCGGTCCGATGCCCCGCATGTGGTGCGGCTCGCCCGGAGGGAGGGGCTGGACGCGCACGCGCAGTCGGTCCTGATGCGAACCCGTGGAAGGGGGAAGCGGTGATGAACCGGGAAGGCCAGGTCGAGCGGACCACGAAAGAGACCCGGATCAAGCTCTCCCTGCGGCTTTCGGGGGAGGGGTCGGGAAAGATCGGCACGGGGGTTCCTTTTCTCGACCACATGCTGACGCTGTTCTCGCGTCACGGCCTGTTCGACCTGACGATCGCCGCGAAGGGGGACGTCGAGGTCGACTTCCACCACGTGGTGGAGGACGTGGGGATCTGCCTCGGCGAGGCGTTCCGCCGCGCCCTCGGGGACATGAAGGGGATCCGCCGGTACGGTCACGCGGTCGTGCCGATGATCGAGGCGCTGGCGGCGGTGACGGTCGACGTTTCCGCCCGGCCGTACCTGGTCTACAATTCCCCCCTCCGGAACGAGAAGGTCGGAACGTTCGACGTCGAGCTCGTGGAAGAGTTCCTGCGGGCGTTCTCCCAGGCGTCGGGCGTCTGCCTGCACGTGAACGTGGCGTACGGCTCCAACGCGCACCACACGGTCGAGGCGGTGTTCAAGGGGCTCGGGCGCGCGATGTCCGCGGCGGTGGAACTCGATCCGCGCGTCAAGGGTGTTCCCTCCACGAAGGGGATGCTCGGGTGAAGGTGAGCGAATCATGACGCGGGGATCCGCCATCGGCGTGGTGGACTACGGGATGGGGAACCTGCGCAGCGTGAGCAAGGCCCTCGAGTCCCTCGGTTTCCCGGCCCTGGTCAGCGGGGATCCGAAGACGCTTTCCGCCTGTCGCGGGATCGTGTTTCCCGGGGTGGGGGCGTTCCGCGACTGCATGGGAAACGTCGTCCGGCAGGGGCTGTTGCCGTTCCTTCGGGAATATCTCGCCTCGGACCGGCCGTTCCTCGGAATCTGCGTGGGGATGCAGCTGCTCTTCTCCGGGAGCGAGGAATTCGGCCGCCACGAGGGGATCGGCTTCTTCCCCGGGAACGTGGTCCGGTTCCCCGGCGACATGCCGTCCCCGGACGGGGGCGTCCTCAAGGTGCCGCACATGGGGTGGAACGGAGTGGAGGTCGTCGGCGATCCTCCGGCCCTCCGCGGAATCCCCTCGGGGACGTACTTCTATTTCGTGCATTCGTACTACGCCGTGCCGCAGGATCCCGGGGACGTGACGTGCCGTTCGACGTACGGGGTGCCGTTCGCCGCCGCCGTGGGCAGGGGAAACCGCCTCGCCGTCCAGTTTCACCCCGAGAAAAGCCAGGCCGCGGGCCTGCGCCTCCTCGGGAACTTCGGCCGCCTTTGCGCGGAAGCCGCTTGAGAGGGGATACCGTGCCGTTCCAGGTCATACCGGCGATCGACATCCAGGGCGGGAAGGCGGTCCGGCTGCGCCAGGGAC is a window from the bacterium genome containing:
- the hisD gene encoding histidinol dehydrogenase, with amino-acid sequence MRWHRSGTAGFLEALGRAEGRGSFGAEKVSAVVGEILRRVREGGDAALAEYTRRFDRFDPGRKGFAVPPREVDAAWRRVPAALRRSLQLAAERIEAFHRRQVEGGFGISLPGATIGQRVLPVARAGVYVPGGKAAYPSTLLMNALPARVAGVPEVVAACSAPGGKVPDVVLAAARIAGVSTVYRIGGAQAIAALAYGTESVPRVDVITGPGNAYVTEAKRRVFGSVGIDMLAGPSELVVLADRTANPRFVAADLLSQAEHDEDAFVALVTNSRELPPAVERELARQVRSLPRREILRASLSRAEGFLTRSLRESVEVVNRLAPEHLSIVTRDPWKDFSGIRNAGTAFLGPFSPVAVGDYVAGINHTLPTGGAARFSSPLGVADFLKKINVVSYDFSALRSDAPHVVRLARREGLDAHAQSVLMRTRGRGKR
- the hisB gene encoding imidazoleglycerol-phosphate dehydratase HisB, whose amino-acid sequence is MNREGQVERTTKETRIKLSLRLSGEGSGKIGTGVPFLDHMLTLFSRHGLFDLTIAAKGDVEVDFHHVVEDVGICLGEAFRRALGDMKGIRRYGHAVVPMIEALAAVTVDVSARPYLVYNSPLRNEKVGTFDVELVEEFLRAFSQASGVCLHVNVAYGSNAHHTVEAVFKGLGRAMSAAVELDPRVKGVPSTKGMLG
- the hisH gene encoding imidazole glycerol phosphate synthase subunit HisH gives rise to the protein MTRGSAIGVVDYGMGNLRSVSKALESLGFPALVSGDPKTLSACRGIVFPGVGAFRDCMGNVVRQGLLPFLREYLASDRPFLGICVGMQLLFSGSEEFGRHEGIGFFPGNVVRFPGDMPSPDGGVLKVPHMGWNGVEVVGDPPALRGIPSGTYFYFVHSYYAVPQDPGDVTCRSTYGVPFAAAVGRGNRLAVQFHPEKSQAAGLRLLGNFGRLCAEAA